In one Pseudomonas marginalis genomic region, the following are encoded:
- a CDS encoding methyltransferase, with protein MPARDVEARFEALDAFLIEHQGLWRPRPFTHRQLPWETEHPQLARWLRQRSLSDAETSHNHPHTLPAPAPFPSLAREALRLSAVDKLPTQPLQPAARRLNVDVPGRKWQQIEAFGAALQFAQTPRHWLDWCAGKGHLGRRLLHTNQQLTCLECDPALIAAGQALSDHHGLPVTHRLQDVMADVSLDPEHTPVALHACGDLHVRLLQLASAAGCKQLAVAPCCYNRINTDAYQPLSEAGRASALQLSVDDLGLPLSETVTAGKRVRLQRDISMARRLGFDQLQRQLRHCDEYLPTPSLPAGWLDKPFADYCQALASIKGLSTGEQDWAALEAHGWQRLAEVRNLELLRGLFRRPLEVWLVLDRALFLGERGYRVEVGSFCETTLTPRNLMVLAERD; from the coding sequence CTGCCAGGGACGTTGAAGCCCGCTTCGAGGCGCTGGATGCGTTTCTGATCGAGCACCAAGGGCTGTGGCGACCACGGCCCTTTACTCATCGGCAGTTGCCTTGGGAAACCGAGCATCCGCAACTGGCCCGATGGCTGCGTCAACGCTCGTTGTCCGACGCGGAAACCAGCCACAACCATCCCCACACCCTACCGGCGCCGGCGCCTTTTCCCTCACTGGCCCGCGAAGCCTTGCGCCTCAGTGCTGTGGATAAGTTACCGACGCAGCCCCTGCAACCGGCGGCGCGCCGCCTGAATGTCGACGTACCCGGGCGCAAGTGGCAGCAAATCGAAGCCTTCGGCGCCGCGCTGCAGTTTGCGCAAACACCCCGGCATTGGCTGGACTGGTGCGCCGGCAAGGGCCACCTCGGCCGCCGCCTGCTGCACACCAACCAACAGCTGACCTGCCTGGAATGCGACCCGGCGCTGATCGCGGCAGGCCAGGCCTTGAGCGACCACCACGGCCTGCCCGTCACCCACCGCCTGCAAGATGTCATGGCGGACGTGAGCCTAGACCCCGAGCACACCCCCGTCGCCCTGCATGCCTGCGGCGACCTGCATGTGCGCCTGCTGCAATTGGCCAGTGCCGCCGGCTGCAAGCAACTGGCCGTGGCGCCGTGCTGCTACAACCGCATCAACACGGACGCCTACCAGCCGCTGTCCGAAGCGGGCCGTGCTTCAGCCTTGCAGTTGTCGGTCGACGATCTTGGCCTGCCCCTCAGCGAAACCGTCACGGCCGGTAAACGCGTGCGGCTGCAGCGGGACATCTCCATGGCGCGCCGCCTGGGTTTCGATCAGTTACAACGCCAGTTACGCCACTGCGACGAGTACCTGCCTACCCCTTCCCTGCCCGCCGGTTGGCTGGACAAACCCTTCGCCGACTACTGCCAGGCGTTGGCCAGTATCAAAGGGTTATCCACAGGTGAACAGGATTGGGCGGCGCTGGAAGCGCACGGCTGGCAACGTTTGGCCGAGGTCAGGAACCTGGAATTGCTGCGTGGGCTGTTTCGGCGCCCACTTGAAGTGTGGCTGGTACTGGATCGGGCACTGTTTCTTGGCGAACGTGGCTACAGGGTCGAAGTGGGCAGCTTCTGCGAAACCACACTGACACCACGCAACTTGATGGTGCTTGCCGAGCGCGATTAA
- a CDS encoding cellulose biosynthesis protein BcsC translates to MRRHTLAIAILAALASTASFAETSDPQSLLIEQGYYWQAKKNPERALETWQKLLNLSPEQPDALYGIGLIQMQQNHPAEAQKYLARLQALSPVPRQALQLEQDITVNMPENAKLLEQARELGEPEDEREKAVALYRQIFQGRQPQGLIAREYYNTLGFTAKGTNEAIAGLQRLTRERPNDPIVALFLAKHLARNPATRPDGIRALAKLASNNDVGGNADETWRFALVWLGPPKPDQVALFQQFLTVHPDDTEIRALMDKGIAQGKGGGAWQRDPQMTKAFKALDDGDLKTAEPLLTARLAQKSNDVDALGGMGVLRQQQERFSDAENYLVQATRLPGGAAWQSALNDVRYWNLISQSRDAQRAGRGAQARDLVAQAERLNPGQPGAAIALAGFQAQDNQFDVAEAGYRKVLARHPGDPDALSGLINVLSQSGQPDEALKLIDSVSPAQRAKFAPSVKINALRATQVGKLAEQRGDLKAAQAAYRQALDADPENPWTRFALARMYLRDGQIRNARALIDGLLKTQPNQPDALYTSTLLSAELSEWKQAEATLGRIPTAQRTADMNELAIDIALHQQTDIAIETARRGQRPEALALLGRSESLTRQKPERVAVLAAAYVEVGAPQFGLDMMQKVVENNPNPTVDQKLLYANVLLKANKYSEAGEILREVQGQPLTEIGRQRYDDLIYLYRVKQADALREKNDLVAAYDMLSPALAQRPNDALGVGALARMYAASGNGKKAMELYTPLIQQNPNNARLQLGLADIALKGNDRSLAQSASDKALALEPGNPEILTSAARIYQGLGKNSEAAELLRKALAIETAMKARTQVAQAEPQGKSYNPFVGLPGQRRQVTDLTVAGAVPPPIDAPTKTVTSSAFASATSNDLSDPFVPPSTIASIDSPELSPARLALDTILRDRTGYVVQGLSVRSNNGEKGLSKITDVEAPFEARMPVGDNTIALRVTPVHLSAGSVGSDALSRFGKGTTTPAGSQSDTGVGLAVAFENPDEGLKADVGVSPLGFLYNTLVGGVSVSRPFEANSNFRYGANISRRPVTDSVTSFAGSEDGDGNKWGGVTANGGRGELSYDNQKLGVYGYASLHELLGNNVEDNTRLELGSGIYWYLRNNQRDTLTLGISGSAMTFKENQDFYTYGNGGYFSPQRFFSLGVPIRWAQSFDRFSYQVKSSVGLQHIAQDGADFFPGESTLQASRGNPKYESTSKTGVGYSFNAAAEYRLSSRFYLGGEIGLDNAQDYRQYAGNAYLRYLFEDLSGPMPLPVSPYRSPYSN, encoded by the coding sequence ATGCGCCGTCACACGCTAGCCATTGCGATTCTCGCCGCCCTGGCCTCGACCGCCAGCTTCGCTGAAACCAGCGACCCGCAGTCCCTGCTGATCGAGCAGGGCTACTACTGGCAGGCGAAGAAAAACCCCGAGCGGGCCCTGGAGACCTGGCAGAAACTGCTTAACCTGAGCCCCGAGCAGCCGGACGCGCTTTATGGCATCGGCCTGATCCAGATGCAGCAGAACCACCCGGCCGAGGCGCAAAAGTACCTGGCCCGACTGCAAGCGCTGAGCCCGGTGCCGCGCCAGGCGTTGCAGCTGGAGCAGGACATCACCGTCAACATGCCGGAAAATGCCAAGCTGCTGGAGCAGGCGCGTGAATTGGGTGAGCCCGAAGACGAGCGCGAAAAGGCTGTGGCCTTGTACCGTCAGATTTTCCAGGGCCGCCAGCCCCAGGGCCTGATTGCCCGTGAGTACTACAACACCCTGGGTTTTACCGCCAAGGGCACCAATGAGGCCATTGCCGGCCTGCAGCGCCTGACCCGTGAGCGGCCCAACGATCCGATCGTTGCGCTGTTCCTGGCCAAGCACCTGGCACGTAACCCGGCAACCCGGCCGGACGGTATCCGTGCGTTGGCCAAGCTGGCCTCGAACAACGATGTGGGCGGCAACGCCGATGAAACCTGGCGCTTTGCGCTGGTCTGGCTCGGCCCACCGAAGCCGGACCAGGTGGCGCTGTTCCAGCAATTTCTCACCGTGCACCCGGATGACACCGAGATCCGCGCGCTCATGGACAAGGGCATCGCCCAAGGCAAGGGCGGCGGTGCCTGGCAGCGTGATCCGCAGATGACCAAGGCATTCAAGGCCCTGGACGACGGCGACTTGAAAACCGCCGAGCCACTGCTCACGGCGCGCCTTGCGCAAAAATCCAATGACGTCGATGCCCTTGGTGGCATGGGCGTGTTGCGTCAACAGCAAGAGCGTTTCAGCGATGCGGAAAACTACCTGGTGCAGGCCACGCGCTTGCCCGGTGGCGCCGCATGGCAGTCGGCCCTGAACGACGTGCGTTACTGGAATCTGATCAGCCAGAGCCGTGACGCCCAGCGCGCCGGCCGCGGTGCCCAGGCCCGTGACCTGGTGGCCCAGGCCGAGCGCCTGAATCCGGGCCAACCGGGTGCGGCAATCGCCTTGGCCGGTTTCCAGGCCCAGGACAACCAGTTCGACGTTGCCGAAGCCGGCTACCGCAAGGTGTTGGCCCGTCACCCTGGCGACCCGGATGCGCTCAGCGGTTTGATCAACGTATTGTCCCAATCCGGCCAGCCGGATGAAGCCCTGAAGCTGATCGACTCGGTGTCTCCGGCCCAGCGCGCCAAGTTTGCGCCGAGCGTGAAAATCAACGCACTGCGCGCTACCCAGGTCGGCAAACTGGCCGAGCAGCGCGGTGACCTGAAGGCTGCGCAAGCCGCCTACCGCCAGGCCCTCGACGCCGACCCGGAAAACCCCTGGACCCGCTTTGCCCTGGCGCGCATGTACCTGCGCGACGGTCAGATCCGCAATGCGCGTGCCCTGATCGACGGCCTGCTCAAGACCCAGCCCAACCAACCGGATGCGCTGTACACCAGTACCCTGTTGTCGGCTGAACTGAGCGAGTGGAAACAAGCCGAGGCCACCCTCGGGCGCATCCCCACCGCCCAGCGCACGGCGGACATGAACGAGCTGGCGATCGATATCGCCCTGCATCAGCAAACGGACATCGCCATCGAAACGGCGCGCCGTGGCCAGCGTCCGGAAGCCCTGGCGCTGCTTGGTCGTTCCGAGTCGCTGACCCGGCAAAAACCTGAGCGCGTGGCGGTGCTGGCTGCTGCTTATGTTGAAGTGGGCGCCCCGCAGTTCGGCTTGGACATGATGCAGAAGGTGGTGGAGAACAACCCCAACCCGACCGTCGACCAGAAACTGCTGTACGCCAACGTACTGCTCAAGGCCAACAAGTACAGCGAGGCGGGCGAGATCCTGCGCGAAGTGCAAGGCCAGCCGTTGACCGAGATCGGTCGCCAGCGCTATGACGATTTGATCTACCTGTACCGGGTCAAGCAGGCCGACGCCCTGCGCGAGAAGAACGACCTGGTGGCGGCCTACGACATGCTTTCCCCGGCCCTGGCCCAGCGCCCGAACGACGCATTGGGTGTCGGTGCCCTGGCGCGCATGTACGCGGCCAGCGGCAACGGCAAGAAGGCCATGGAGCTGTACACGCCGTTGATCCAGCAGAACCCGAACAATGCGCGCCTGCAATTGGGTCTGGCGGACATCGCCCTGAAAGGCAACGACCGCAGCCTGGCGCAATCGGCCAGCGACAAGGCCCTGGCGCTCGAACCGGGCAACCCGGAGATCCTCACTTCGGCGGCACGCATCTATCAGGGCCTGGGCAAGAACAGCGAAGCCGCTGAACTGCTGCGCAAGGCCCTGGCGATTGAAACCGCGATGAAGGCCAGGACCCAGGTGGCCCAGGCCGAACCTCAGGGCAAATCGTATAACCCCTTCGTGGGCTTGCCGGGCCAGCGCCGCCAGGTCACCGACCTGACTGTCGCCGGCGCCGTGCCGCCGCCGATCGATGCACCGACCAAGACCGTCACGTCCAGCGCGTTTGCCAGCGCGACGTCCAACGACCTGAGCGACCCGTTTGTGCCGCCGTCGACCATCGCCTCCATCGACAGCCCCGAGCTGAGCCCGGCACGGCTTGCGCTGGATACCATCCTGCGTGACCGTACCGGGTATGTGGTGCAGGGCTTGAGCGTGCGCAGCAATAACGGCGAGAAAGGCTTGAGCAAGATCACCGATGTGGAAGCGCCGTTCGAAGCGCGCATGCCGGTCGGCGATAACACCATAGCGTTGCGCGTCACGCCGGTGCACTTGAGTGCGGGCAGCGTGGGCAGCGATGCGTTGTCGCGTTTCGGCAAAGGCACCACCACCCCGGCGGGCTCCCAGAGCGACACCGGTGTTGGCTTGGCCGTCGCGTTCGAGAATCCGGATGAAGGCCTCAAGGCCGACGTCGGGGTCAGCCCGTTGGGCTTCCTCTACAACACCCTGGTGGGTGGCGTGAGTGTCTCGCGTCCGTTCGAGGCCAATTCGAACTTCCGCTATGGCGCCAATATTTCCCGGCGTCCGGTCACCGACAGTGTCACTTCCTTCGCGGGTTCCGAAGACGGCGATGGCAACAAATGGGGCGGCGTCACCGCCAACGGCGGCCGTGGTGAGCTGAGCTATGACAACCAGAAGCTGGGCGTCTACGGCTACGCGTCGCTGCATGAATTGCTGGGCAATAACGTCGAAGACAACACCCGCCTGGAACTGGGCAGCGGCATCTACTGGTATCTGCGCAACAACCAGCGGGACACGTTGACCCTGGGTATCAGCGGCTCGGCGATGACCTTCAAGGAAAACCAGGACTTCTACACCTACGGCAACGGTGGTTACTTCAGTCCGCAGCGCTTCTTCTCCCTGGGCGTGCCGATTCGTTGGGCACAAAGCTTTGATCGCTTCAGTTACCAGGTAAAAAGTTCGGTAGGCCTGCAGCATATCGCGCAAGATGGGGCGGATTTCTTCCCGGGCGAAAGCACGCTGCAAGCGTCCAGGGGTAATCCCAAGTACGAGAGCACCAGCAAAACCGGCGTCGGCTACAGCTTCAACGCGGCTGCCGAATACCGTCTCAGCTCGCGGTTCTACCTGGGAGGTGAAATCGGACTCGATAACGCCCAGGATTACCGCCAGTACGCGGGTAATGCCTATCTGCGCTACTTGTTCGAAGACCTGAGCGGACCTATGCCTTTGCCGGTCAGCCCGTACCGTTCCCCTTATTCCAACTGA
- a CDS encoding alginate O-acetyltransferase AlgX-related protein, with protein MPAPTAPTPPSDLAVRTSPLAAWVLVPFLAAGLLSCAWLMVKGPISFLPAKVDSDMLLHGELTHRFAKELAKAPMAIQAANLERGASWLAFGDTGPRVRPGCPGWLFISDELRINRHAQANAQTKAQAVIDLQRQLGEKGIELQVVVVPDKSRIAVAQLCGLYRPAVLNSRIQDWTATLQAAGVSALDLTDTLKPLGPEAYLRTDTHWSEIGSNAGAQALAKRIQQREIKATPEQTFEITQAPLAVRPGDLVRLAGLDWLPPKLQPPGESVAASSAHEAGGATSNTDDLFGDAGLPNVALIGTSFSRNSNFVGFLQKALNAPVGNFSKDGGEFSGAAKAYFDSPAFKQTPPKLLIWEIPERDLQTPYDAISIGR; from the coding sequence ATGCCCGCTCCTACCGCGCCGACTCCTCCGAGCGACTTGGCTGTTCGCACCAGCCCCCTGGCGGCCTGGGTGCTGGTGCCCTTCCTGGCGGCGGGGCTGCTGTCCTGCGCCTGGCTGATGGTGAAGGGGCCGATCAGCTTCTTGCCCGCCAAGGTCGACAGCGACATGCTGCTGCACGGTGAGTTGACCCACCGTTTCGCCAAGGAACTGGCCAAGGCGCCGATGGCGATCCAGGCGGCCAACCTGGAACGTGGCGCAAGCTGGCTGGCGTTCGGCGACACCGGCCCACGCGTGCGGCCGGGTTGCCCGGGCTGGCTGTTTATCAGCGATGAACTGCGCATCAACCGCCACGCCCAGGCCAACGCACAGACCAAGGCCCAGGCCGTGATCGACCTGCAGCGGCAACTGGGTGAAAAAGGTATCGAGCTGCAAGTGGTGGTGGTACCGGACAAGAGCCGCATTGCGGTTGCCCAGCTGTGTGGCTTGTACCGACCGGCAGTGCTCAACAGCCGGATTCAGGACTGGACGGCCACTTTGCAGGCCGCTGGAGTGTCCGCGCTGGACCTCACTGATACCTTAAAACCCCTCGGGCCCGAGGCATACCTGCGCACCGACACCCACTGGAGCGAAATCGGCTCCAACGCCGGCGCCCAGGCGCTGGCAAAACGCATCCAGCAACGTGAGATCAAGGCTACGCCCGAGCAAACCTTTGAGATCACCCAGGCACCGCTTGCCGTGCGCCCCGGTGATCTGGTGCGCCTGGCCGGTCTCGACTGGTTACCGCCGAAGTTGCAGCCCCCGGGAGAGTCGGTCGCGGCCAGCTCCGCCCACGAAGCGGGTGGCGCCACCAGCAACACTGATGACCTGTTCGGCGACGCCGGGTTGCCCAATGTGGCACTGATCGGTACTTCGTTCTCGCGCAATTCCAACTTTGTCGGCTTCCTGCAGAAAGCCCTGAACGCTCCCGTGGGCAATTTCAGCAAGGACGGCGGCGAGTTCTCCGGCGCAGCCAAGGCGTACTTCGACAGCCCGGCGTTCAAGCAAACCCCGCCGAAGTTGTTGATTTGGGAAATCCCTGAGCGGGATCTGCAGACTCCATACGACGCGATCAGCATTGGTCGGTAA
- a CDS encoding DUF4397 domain-containing protein, which yields MKRMTLGLATLLASVSAYSADIPLYPTGPEQDAAFLRFANGTPGELKLVADGSKASLVLSGDKAVSAFLPVVGGDKPIKGVLSRDGKNADLSVTVAPGEFATVVALVDAQGATRQLVVREQPDDFNALKASLAFINADAACADASLEAVAQKAELFKKVAEGSLQRRMINPLELSVQLKCAGAPVGQPLTFTLKAGERYSVLAVPSAAGSKLLFASDALAN from the coding sequence ATGAAACGCATGACCCTGGGTCTGGCGACCTTGCTCGCCAGTGTCAGCGCCTACAGCGCCGACATCCCGTTGTACCCCACCGGGCCGGAGCAAGACGCAGCGTTCCTGCGTTTTGCCAATGGCACTCCCGGCGAGTTGAAGCTGGTGGCGGACGGTTCCAAGGCCAGCCTGGTGTTGAGCGGGGATAAAGCCGTGTCGGCCTTCCTGCCGGTGGTGGGGGGTGACAAGCCGATCAAGGGCGTGTTGAGCCGCGACGGCAAAAACGCCGACCTGTCGGTGACCGTGGCCCCCGGCGAATTCGCCACCGTGGTCGCGTTGGTCGACGCCCAGGGCGCCACGCGCCAGTTGGTGGTGCGTGAGCAACCGGACGACTTCAACGCGCTCAAGGCTTCCCTGGCCTTTATCAACGCCGATGCCGCCTGCGCCGACGCCAGCCTGGAAGCCGTGGCCCAAAAGGCCGAGCTGTTCAAGAAGGTGGCCGAAGGTTCGCTGCAACGCCGCATGATCAACCCGCTGGAATTGTCGGTGCAGCTCAAGTGCGCCGGTGCTCCGGTGGGCCAGCCGCTGACGTTCACCCTCAAGGCGGGTGAGCGCTATAGCGTGCTGGCCGTCCCTTCGGCTGCAGGTTCGAAGTTGCTGTTCGCTTCCGACGCACTCGCTAACTGA
- the bcsQ gene encoding cellulose biosynthesis protein BcsQ: MSFTDGLLALLGKDVRRDPRGLNSRLHFFGSIPVEDGTPFPPQDSTVQSALMEKAERRPCVVALVSVNGGVGRSTLATLLSSGLQRLGESVVAVDLDPQNALRRHFGVAPTSPGIGLASLQNAHWKHIQQPGFVGSRVITFGDTDIQQQDTLQRWLKHEPYWLAQRLHALGLDARHTVILDTPAGNSVYFHQAVSVADVVLVVAQADAASLGTLDQLDGLLAPHLERDRAPHVHYVLNQLDEDSAFSLDMVEAFRQRLGTKEPFEVHHDVGISEALAFGADPLDSQALSLAGDDINELCRLLIARKKQL; encoded by the coding sequence ATGAGCTTTACCGACGGTCTTCTTGCTCTGCTTGGCAAAGATGTCAGGCGTGACCCCCGTGGCCTGAATTCGCGACTGCACTTTTTTGGCAGCATTCCCGTGGAGGATGGCACCCCCTTTCCCCCTCAAGATTCCACTGTACAGTCCGCACTGATGGAGAAGGCCGAGCGGCGCCCTTGCGTGGTGGCGCTGGTGTCGGTCAACGGAGGCGTGGGGCGCAGCACCCTGGCCACCCTGTTGAGCAGTGGTTTGCAGCGCCTGGGCGAATCGGTGGTGGCGGTGGACCTGGACCCGCAAAACGCCTTGCGCCGTCACTTCGGTGTCGCTCCGACCTCACCGGGCATCGGCCTCGCCAGCCTGCAGAATGCGCATTGGAAACACATCCAGCAGCCCGGTTTTGTCGGCAGCCGCGTCATTACCTTTGGCGACACCGATATCCAGCAGCAGGACACCCTGCAGCGCTGGCTGAAACATGAACCGTACTGGCTGGCGCAGCGGCTGCACGCCTTGGGCCTGGACGCCCGCCACACGGTGATCCTCGATACCCCCGCCGGTAACAGCGTCTATTTCCATCAAGCCGTGAGCGTGGCGGATGTGGTGCTGGTGGTCGCCCAGGCCGACGCGGCGTCCCTGGGAACCCTGGACCAACTCGATGGGCTGCTGGCGCCGCACCTTGAGCGCGACCGAGCGCCGCACGTTCACTACGTGCTTAACCAGCTGGATGAGGACAGTGCCTTCAGCCTGGATATGGTTGAGGCATTCCGGCAGCGACTGGGGACGAAAGAGCCGTTTGAGGTGCATCACGACGTAGGGATCAGCGAAGCCCTGGCGTTCGGCGCCGACCCGCTGGACAGCCAGGCGTTGAGCCTGGCCGGTGACGATATCAATGAGCTTTGCCGTCTGCTGATTGCCCGCAAAAAGCAACTGTAA
- a CDS encoding SGNH/GDSL hydrolase family protein, translated as MPVSAIAGLTMLVLGESHMSFPDSLLNPLQDNLTKQGAVVHSIGACGAGAADWVVPKKVECGGERLPTGKAVIYGKNAMSTTPIQELIAKDKPDVVVLIIGDTMGSYTNPVFPKAWAWKSVTSLTKAITDTGTKCVWVGPPWGKVGSQYKKDDTRTKLMSAFLASNVAPCTYIDSLTFSKPGEWITTDGQHFTIDGYQKWAKAIGTALGDLPPSAYGKGSK; from the coding sequence ATGCCTGTTTCTGCGATTGCCGGCCTAACCATGCTGGTACTGGGCGAAAGTCATATGAGCTTTCCCGATTCGTTGCTCAACCCGCTGCAAGACAACCTGACCAAGCAAGGCGCGGTGGTTCATTCCATCGGTGCCTGCGGTGCTGGTGCGGCGGATTGGGTCGTACCGAAAAAAGTCGAGTGTGGCGGCGAGCGCCTGCCCACCGGCAAAGCGGTGATCTACGGCAAGAACGCCATGAGCACCACGCCGATCCAGGAACTGATTGCCAAGGACAAACCCGACGTTGTCGTGCTGATCATCGGCGACACCATGGGCTCGTACACCAACCCGGTGTTCCCCAAGGCCTGGGCCTGGAAAAGCGTGACCTCGCTGACCAAGGCGATCACCGACACCGGCACCAAGTGCGTGTGGGTCGGTCCGCCGTGGGGCAAGGTCGGTTCCCAGTACAAGAAGGACGACACCCGCACCAAGCTGATGTCGGCCTTCCTGGCCAGTAACGTGGCGCCGTGCACCTACATCGATTCGCTGACCTTCTCCAAGCCGGGCGAGTGGATCACCACTGACGGCCAGCACTTCACCATCGACGGCTACCAGAAATGGGCCAAGGCCATTGGTACGGCCCTGGGCGACCTGCCGCCATCGGCCTACGGTAAAGGAAGCAAATAA
- a CDS encoding MBOAT family O-acyltransferase, whose product MVFASLEFLTLFLPAFLLIYALARPSWRNVILLIGSWLFYGWLSPLFLFLHMVLTVVAWVGGLLVDRSREDGKGRVRLLIALIVFNTAVLCWYKYANIVAGTVSEVITWYGAMPLDWQRVALPAGLSFIVLQAISYLVDVHRHTVPVERSFINYATYISMFGHSIAGPIIRYDWVRRELNQRYFNWPNFSLGARRFMIGMGMKVLVADTLSPLVDIAFHLENPSLVDAWIGCLAYSLQLFFDFAGYSAMAIGLGLMLGFHFPENFNRPYLASSIQDFWRRWHLSLSSWLRDYLYIALGGNRDGVWRTYRNLFLTMAIAGLWHGGDSWNYLLWGAAHGIALCVDRAWSRSSLPRIPPVLSHILTLLFVCLAWTLFRAPDFHSALTMYAGQFGMHGVALGDAMAVAMRPAHGMAALLGLVCIIAPIWQVRCEQRFGTQPWFVVAASLWPVAGFVLSFALIASRDAVPFLYFQF is encoded by the coding sequence ATGGTCTTTGCCTCACTCGAATTCCTCACGCTGTTCCTGCCGGCCTTCCTGTTGATCTATGCCCTGGCTCGTCCGAGCTGGCGCAACGTCATCCTGTTGATCGGCAGCTGGTTGTTCTACGGCTGGCTGAGCCCGTTGTTCCTGTTCCTGCACATGGTGTTGACCGTGGTGGCATGGGTCGGCGGCCTGCTGGTGGACCGTTCCCGTGAGGACGGCAAAGGCCGGGTGCGCCTGTTGATCGCGTTGATTGTGTTCAACACGGCGGTGCTGTGTTGGTACAAGTACGCCAACATCGTCGCCGGTACCGTGAGCGAGGTGATCACCTGGTACGGCGCCATGCCGCTGGATTGGCAGCGCGTGGCCTTGCCGGCCGGCTTGTCATTTATCGTGCTGCAGGCGATTTCCTACCTGGTGGACGTGCACCGTCATACGGTGCCGGTGGAACGCAGCTTCATTAATTACGCCACGTACATTTCGATGTTCGGCCACTCGATTGCAGGCCCGATCATCCGTTATGACTGGGTTCGCCGTGAGCTTAACCAGCGTTATTTCAACTGGCCGAATTTCTCCCTCGGCGCGCGGCGCTTCATGATCGGCATGGGCATGAAAGTGCTGGTGGCGGACACCTTGTCGCCATTGGTGGACATTGCCTTCCACCTGGAAAACCCCAGCCTGGTGGATGCGTGGATCGGTTGCCTGGCTTATTCGCTGCAACTGTTCTTCGACTTCGCCGGCTACAGCGCCATGGCCATCGGCCTGGGCCTGATGCTGGGCTTTCACTTCCCGGAAAACTTCAACCGCCCGTACCTGGCCAGCAGCATCCAGGACTTCTGGCGTCGTTGGCACTTGTCGTTGTCCAGTTGGTTGCGCGACTACCTGTACATCGCCCTGGGCGGTAACCGCGACGGCGTGTGGCGTACCTATCGCAACCTGTTCCTGACCATGGCAATCGCCGGGTTGTGGCACGGCGGCGACAGTTGGAACTACCTGTTGTGGGGGGCGGCGCATGGTATCGCGCTGTGTGTGGATCGCGCCTGGTCGCGGTCGAGCCTGCCGCGCATTCCGCCGGTGCTGTCGCACATCCTGACGTTGCTGTTTGTGTGCCTGGCCTGGACCTTGTTCCGCGCGCCGGACTTCCATTCGGCACTGACCATGTACGCCGGCCAGTTCGGTATGCATGGCGTGGCCTTGGGTGACGCCATGGCCGTGGCCATGCGCCCGGCCCACGGCATGGCGGCGTTGCTGGGCCTGGTATGCATCATTGCGCCGATCTGGCAGGTGCGTTGCGAGCAGCGTTTCGGTACCCAGCCCTGGTTTGTGGTGGCCGCTTCGTTGTGGCCGGTGGCCGGGTTTGTGTTGTCGTTCGCGCTGATCGCCAGCCGCGACGCCGTACCGTTTCTGTACTTTCAGTTCTAA